Part of the Candidatus Angelobacter sp. genome, CGGTCGCGGATCAGTTTGATGTCGAGCACCGGCGCATTATAGAAGCGTGTTGCGGCAGGGCAAGGGCGAACGAAATTCGGACTCGACCTGCGGGACCGCGATTTGAATCGACCGGTATTGATTTGCTCACAAATATCCTTGGTCGCTAAAACCACTACGTGGACCTTCAGTGCAAACGACGCCGATGAACTGGACACTACGCCTCGCGCGCGAGGATGACATTCCTGCGTTGGAACAGCTCATACCGCTGTCGGTGCGAGCGTTGCAGTCGGCGTACTACTCGGCGGCACAAATGGAGGCGGCCCTGGGGCCGGTCTTTGGTGTTGATCGCCAGCTCATCCAAGACGACACTTACTTTGTCGTGGAACATGATCGTCAGATTATCGGCTGCGGCGGATGGAGCAAACGCCGTTCGCTCTTCGGCAGTGACCACGGGAGAGTTGAACCAGACGCTGAGCTTGACCCGGAGCATGATTCGGCACGCATCCGTGCGTTCTTCGTGCATCCGGCCTGGGCGCGTCAGGGTATCGGGCGCTGCCTGCTCATTGCCTGCGAGCAAGCGATACGCGAGGCGCGCTTCCGCACGATTGATCTGGTGGCGACGCTGGCCGGTGAGCCGCTTTACGCGGCGTTTGGATACACGGAGGTTCAGCGATACGAGGTTCCAATGAGTGGAGGGTTGAGTCTGCCAGTGGTGCGGATGACGAAAAGTCTGCAACCCGTCGCTCAACCCCGTCGTCGATAGGTAAAAAATCTATTCCTTCCACACGCGCGCATCCTGGCGGATGTGCCAGCGCTCGATGCGACCATCCGGCAGTTTGACTTCCGCCGTCGCTTCAAAACCGTCCTTCGCCATTTGTAGCGTTGGCGCTTTGGTTAATCCCCTGCCAGCGTCAATGGACAATCTCAGTTCATCCAGTGTCGTCGCCCAGCGATGGTTCTTCGCCTCGTAATCCCGCTGCGCGTAATAAATCTCCTGAAGCGCGTTGCGCACTTTCATAGCAGGGTCAGTCACGAACTTTGCTTTGCCGAATTTCTTTCTCGTGAATTGCACGTAGCCCCACTTCTCCGGACGGTGCATGTCGATAATTCCCTGCGGCGACCAGACCCAATTATCTTCCCGCGTGCCCGGCACCTTTTCATATTTTCCGTTCACGATGTTGATCTGCCATTCCACGCGCGAGAAATCGACTCGCCATTGGTCGCCTTCGTCTGGTGGCGTCCGACGATGCGCGTATTCGGCGAGTGCCTTCCATGGAAATGCGATTTCCATCGACCAGCCTTTATCGCGATCCGCGGGATTATTGAGCGTCCCATTGACATGTACGGCTGTCTTGAGCCCGGGAATCTCCCATTCGTTCAACGCCGGGCCGCCGTCCTTGTACGGCTTTTTCAGCAGGAGGTCCCAGCCGGTGTTGAGCGCGTTCATCTCGAATTCGTAGTACTCGTGGCTGTCGCCGTCCGGGTCGATGAACACCTCGAAATCGTTGTCGTTGAAAATCACGGCGTCGTGGTTGGTGAGCGTGGCCCAGACATGCGGCTCCTTCAGTTCGGTGGCGACGTAGAAGTATTGATCGTCCCAAAGCATTTTGGCGCGCGTGCGAAAACGCGGCTTCGGTTTCCTGTCACCTTCAATATCCGCGAAATCATGCGTCCACGGTGCTTTCTTCCAATCTGGTTCATCCAACCGCCCGTCCATCATGATCGAACCCGTCGTGTGGTAGCAAACGTAGCCCTGCGGCACGATCGGCTTCATGCGCGCCCAATCGCCCGCGAAGTCAGCCCCGATGAGGGAGGTTGCGTTTGCAAGACCGGACACAATCATTAAACTCAAAACGAAGCGGCGCACTTGGGTGAAAGGTTTCAATGCCATGCCTCCCGCAGGAAACGAACGAAATTACCGCTGGCGATCAATTCAACATCCGTCGATTTGTAGCCGCGATCGAGAAGTAAATTGGGAACGCGTTGCAGGTCGGCGATGGTG contains:
- a CDS encoding carbohydrate-binding family 9-like protein, which gives rise to MKPIVPQGYVCYHTTGSIMMDGRLDEPDWKKAPWTHDFADIEGDRKPKPRFRTRAKMLWDDQYFYVATELKEPHVWATLTNHDAVIFNDNDFEVFIDPDGDSHEYYEFEMNALNTGWDLLLKKPYKDGGPALNEWEIPGLKTAVHVNGTLNNPADRDKGWSMEIAFPWKALAEYAHRRTPPDEGDQWRVDFSRVEWQINIVNGKYEKVPGTREDNWVWSPQGIIDMHRPEKWGYVQFTRKKFGKAKFVTDPAMKVRNALQEIYYAQRDYEAKNHRWATTLDELRLSIDAGRGLTKAPTLQMAKDGFEATAEVKLPDGRIERWHIRQDARVWKE
- a CDS encoding GNAT family N-acetyltransferase, producing MQTTPMNWTLRLAREDDIPALEQLIPLSVRALQSAYYSAAQMEAALGPVFGVDRQLIQDDTYFVVEHDRQIIGCGGWSKRRSLFGSDHGRVEPDAELDPEHDSARIRAFFVHPAWARQGIGRCLLIACEQAIREARFRTIDLVATLAGEPLYAAFGYTEVQRYEVPMSGGLSLPVVRMTKSLQPVAQPRRR